The Siniperca chuatsi isolate FFG_IHB_CAS linkage group LG12, ASM2008510v1, whole genome shotgun sequence genome has a segment encoding these proteins:
- the LOC122885743 gene encoding phospholipid-transporting ATPase IH-like isoform X3, translating to MDFTLLRNIISRYCVGEEIWVDSRTVYIGHKEPPPGAEAYIPQRYPDNRIVSSKYTFWNFIPKNLFEQFRRIANFYFLVIFLVQLIIDTPTSPVTSGLPLFFVITVTAIKQGYEDWLRHKADCSINECPVDVVQQGKVVRTQSHKLRVGDIVMVREDETFPCDLILLSSSRHDGTCYVTTASLDGESSHKTYYAVQDTMAFRTEREVDSLHATIECEQPQPDLYKFVGRINIYKDNEEPVARPLGAENLLLRGATLKNTQHIYAVAVYTGMDTKMALNYQSKSQKRSAVEKSMNAFLVVYLCILISKAVINTVLKYAWQWSPDRDEPWYNHRTENERQRHVVIRAFTDFLAFMVLFNYIIPVSMYVTVEMQKFLGSYFITWDEEMFDEELGEGAQVNTSDLNEELGQVEYVFTDKTGTLTENNMEFIECCVDGNVYIPHAICNGQILSAASSIDMIDSSPGGYRREHEDLFFRALCLCHTVQVKEEETVDGIKRGIHQGRPTSFYISSSPDEVALVEGMKRLGYTYLRLKDSYMEILNKDDEIERFELLHVLNFDSVRRRMSVIVKSSSGEYLLFCKGADSSIFPRVVSGKVEQVKARVEQNAVEGLRTLCVAYRRLSESEYEEACHHLNEAKLALQDREQRLAQAYDIIERDFVLLGATAVEDRLQEKAADTIESLHKAGMKVWVLTGDKMETAAATCYASKLFRRSTQILELTKKRTEEQSLHDVLFELNRTVLRQRSISGLSVDCLDFGLIIDGATLSAVLKPNQERAGPSNYREIFLEICRNCSAVLCCRMAPLQKAQIVKLIKASKEHPITLAIGDGANDVSMILEAHVGIGIMGKEGRQAARNSDYAIPKFKHLKKMLLVHGHYYYIRIAELVQYFFYKNVCFIFPQFLYQFFCGFSQQPLYDTAYLTLYNISFTSLPILLYSLFEQHVTMETLKKEPSLYRDIAKNSLLRWPVFLYWTCLGVFDAVIFFFGAYFLFDNTTFTSNGQLMTTNTQMMFGNWTFGTLVFTVLVFTVTLKLALDTHHWTWINHFVIWGSLLFYIIFSLLWGGIIWPFLNYQRMYYVFMQMLSSGPAWLSIILLITVSLLPDVIKKVLCRTICPTATERAQDHEKLLRGGVAESTPLSSRRSYIGTSTDSSHLHLGAVETLSLRRSDPLPQKLLAHLAAGADLCSLSPYMLRLSGAGFAYYAPGPETSV from the exons GGCTATGAGGACTGGCTCAGACACAAGGCTGACTGCTCTATAAACGAGTGTCCGGTGGACGTGGTGCAGCAGGGGAAGGTGGTGAGGACACAGAGTCACAAGCTACGG GTGGGGGACATCGTCATGGTGAGGGAGGACGAGACTTTCCCCTGTGACCTCATCTTGCTCTCCTCCAGCCGCCATGATGGGACCTGCTACGTTACCACCGCCAGCCTGGACGGGGAGTCTAGTCACAAG ACCTATTATGCTGTACAAGATACCATGGCCTTTAGAACAGAGCGGGAGGTGGATTCGCTACATGCCACTATTGAATGTGAACAGCCACAGCCTGACCTCTACAA ATTTGTGGGACGCATCAATATTTACAAGGACAATGAGGAGCCTGTGGCTAG ACCACTTGGGGCTGAGAACTTGCTCCTTAGAGGAGCCACACTGAAGAACACACAACATATTTACG CTGTTGCAGTCTACACTGGTATGGACACCAAGATGGCACTTAATTACCAGTCTAAATCACAAAAACGCTCCGCTGTAGAAAA GTCAATGAATGCATTTCTAGTAGTGTATCTGTGCATCTTGATCAGTAAAGCGGTGATCAACACTGTTCTAAAATACGCTTGGCAGTGGTCTCCTGACCGAGACGAGCCCTGGTACAACCACAGGACTGAAAACGAGCGTCAGCGCCATGTG GTGATCCGCGCATTCACAGACTTCCTGGCCTTCATGGTCttatttaattacatcatcCCAGTGTCTATGTACGTGACGGTGGAGATGCAGAAATTCCTGGGCTCCTATTTCATCACCTGGGATGAGGAAATGTTCGACGAAGAGCTGGGAGAGGGGGCTCAGGTCAACACCTCCGACCTGAATGAAGAGCTGGGGCAG GTGGAGTATGTGTTTACTGATAAGACAGGCACTCTGACTGAGAACAACATGGAATTTATTGAATGCTGTGTCGATGGGAACGTCTACATCCCGCATGCCATCTGCAATGGCCAAATCCTCAGCGCTGCCTCCAGTATAGACATGATTGATTCCTCACCTGGAGGATACAGGAGA GAACACGAGGATCTGTTTTTCCGGGCGCTGTGTCTGTGTCACACGGTgcaggtgaaggaggaggagacggtGGATGGCATCAAGAGGGGCATCCACCAGGGCCGGCCCACCTCCTTCTACATCTCCTCCTCGCCAGATGAGGTGGCTTTGGTGGAGGGAATGAAAAG GCTGGGTTACACCTATCTGAGACTGAAAGACAGCTACATGGAGATCCTCAACAAAGATGATGAGATTGAAAG GTTTGAGCTGCTCCATGTACTGAACTTTGACTCTGTCAGGAGGAGAATGAGCGTCATAGTCAAGTCAAGCTCAG GAGAGTACCTACTGTTTTGTAAGGGGGCAGACTCGTCCATTTTTCCTAGGGTGGTGTCTGGgaaggtggagcaggtgaaagCCCGGGTGGAGCAGAATGCCGTA GAGGGGCTGCGGACTCTGTGTGTTGCCTATCGAAGGCTGTCAGAGTCCGAATATGAGGAGGCGTGTCATCACCTGAACGAAGCCAAGCTGGCCCTGCAGGACAGGGAGCAGAGGCTGGCGCAGGCCTATGACATCATTGAGAGGGACTTTGTGCTTTTGGGCGCTACGGCAGTGGAGGACAG GCTCCAGGAGAAAGCTGCAGACACCATTGAGTCACTGCACAAGGCTGGAATGAAAGTTTGGGTCCTGACAGGGGACAAGATGGAGACGGCAGCGGCTACCTGCTATGCCAGTAAGCTGTTCCGTCGCAGCACCCAGATCCTGGAGCTGACCAAGAAACGCACAGAAGAGCAGAGTCTGCATGATGTTCTGTTTGAACTAAACAGGACCGTTCTCAGACAACGCTCTATTTCTGG GTTGTCAGTAGACTGCCTCGATTTTGGTCTGATCATCGACGGGGCCACTCTGTCCGCAGTACTAAAGCCCAACCAGGAGCGTGCCGGGCCCAGCAACTACAGAGAGATCTTTCTAGAGATCTGTCGCAACTGTAGCGCTGTGCTCTGCTGTCGCATGGCACCACTGCAGAAAGCACAG aTTGTGAAGCTAATTAAAGCTTCCAAGGAGCACCCCATAACCCTCGCCATCGGCGATGGAGCCAACGATGTCAGCATGATCTTGGAAGCACATGTGGGCATTG GCATCATGGGTAAAGAAGGCCGACAGGCAGCAAGGAACAGTGACTATGCCATCCCGAAGTTCAAACACCTGAAGAAGATGCTACTTGTTCATGGCCACTACTATTACATCCGGATCGCTGAACTTGTTCAGTACTTCTTCTACAAG AATGTATGCTTCATCTTCCCTCAGTTCCTGTATCAGTTCTTCTGTGGGTTTTCCCAGCAG CCTCTGTACGACACCGCCTATTTGACGTTGTACAACATCAGCTTCACCTCACTCCCCATCCTACTCTACAGCCTATTTGAGCAGCACGTCACCATGGAGACACTCAAGAAAGAGCCCTCTTTGTACAG GGACATAGCAAAGAACTCCCTCCTTCGCTGGCCTGTCTTCCTGTATTGGACATGCCTGGGTGTGTTTGATGCTGTTATCTTCTTCTTTGGTGCCTACTTCCTGTTTGACAACACCACCTTCACCAGCAATGGCCAG cttATGACCACCAACACACAGATG ATGTTTGGGAACTGGACCTTCGGGACTCTCGTCTTTACTGTGCTGGTGTTCACTGTGACGCTCAAG CTTGCCTTGGACACACACCACTGGACCTGGATTAATCACTTTGTCATCTGGGGCTCACTACTTTTCtacattattttctctcttctctgggGAGGCATCATTTG GCCCTTCCTGAACTACCAGAGGATGTACTACGTGTTCATGCAGATGCTGTCTAGTGGTCCTGCCTGGCTCAGCATCATCCTGCTTATTACGGTCAGCTTGCTGCCAGATGTCATCAAGAAGGTCCTCTGCAGGACCATATGTCCCACAGCCACCGAACGTGCACAG GATCATGAGAAGCTGTTGCGAGGTGGCGTGGCCGAGTCAACTCCACTGTCCTCTCGTCGATCCTACATAGGCACGAGTACGGACTCCTCTCACCTCCATCTTGGCGCCGTGGAGACGCTGTCGCTCCGCAGGTCTGATCCCCTTCCCCAGAAACTACTGGCTCACTTGGCGGCAGGGGCAGACTTGTGCTCTCTCAGCCCTTACATGCTCCGTCTCTCGGGGGCGGGATTTGCCTACTACGCTCCAGGGCCGGAGACCTCCGTGTGA
- the LOC122885743 gene encoding phospholipid-transporting ATPase IH-like isoform X4: MDFTLLRNIISRYCVGEEIWVDSRTVYIGHKEPPPGAEAYIPQRYPDNRIVSSKYTFWNFIPKNLFEQFRRIANFYFLVIFLVQLIIDTPTSPVTSGLPLFFVITVTAIKQGYEDWLRHKADCSINECPVDVVQQGKVVRTQSHKLRVGDIVMVREDETFPCDLILLSSSRHDGTCYVTTASLDGESSHKTYYAVQDTMAFRTEREVDSLHATIECEQPQPDLYKFVGRINIYKDNEEPVARPLGAENLLLRGATLKNTQHIYAVAVYTGMDTKMALNYQSKSQKRSAVEKSMNAFLVVYLCILISKAVINTVLKYAWQWSPDRDEPWYNHRTENERQRHVVIRAFTDFLAFMVLFNYIIPVSMYVTVEMQKFLGSYFITWDEEMFDEELGEGAQVNTSDLNEELGQVEYVFTDKTGTLTENNMEFIECCVDGNVYIPHAICNGQILSAASSIDMIDSSPGGYRREHEDLFFRALCLCHTVQVKEEETVDGIKRGIHQGRPTSFYISSSPDEVALVEGMKRLGYTYLRLKDSYMEILNKDDEIERFELLHVLNFDSVRRRMSVIVKSSSGEYLLFCKGADSSIFPRVVSGKVEQVKARVEQNAVEGLRTLCVAYRRLSESEYEEACHHLNEAKLALQDREQRLAQAYDIIERDFVLLGATAVEDRLQEKAADTIESLHKAGMKVWVLTGDKMETAAATCYASKLFRRSTQILELTKKRTEEQSLHDVLFELNRTVLRQRSISGLSVDCLDFGLIIDGATLSAVLKPNQERAGPSNYREIFLEICRNCSAVLCCRMAPLQKAQIVKLIKASKEHPITLAIGDGANDVSMILEAHVGIGIMGKEGRQAARNSDYAIPKFKHLKKMLLVHGHYYYIRIAELVQYFFYKNVCFIFPQFLYQFFCGFSQQPLYDTAYLTLYNISFTSLPILLYSLFEQHVTMETLKKEPSLYRDIAKNSLLRWPVFLYWTCLGVFDAVIFFFGAYFLFDNTTFTSNGQMFGNWTFGTLVFTVLVFTVTLKLALDTHHWTWINHFVIWGSLLFYIIFSLLWGGIIWPFLNYQRMYYVFMQMLSSGPAWLSIILLITVSLLPDVIKKVLCRTICPTATERAQDHEKLLRGGVAESTPLSSRRSYIGTSTDSSHLHLGAVETLSLRRSDPLPQKLLAHLAAGADLCSLSPYMLRLSGAGFAYYAPGPETSV; the protein is encoded by the exons GGCTATGAGGACTGGCTCAGACACAAGGCTGACTGCTCTATAAACGAGTGTCCGGTGGACGTGGTGCAGCAGGGGAAGGTGGTGAGGACACAGAGTCACAAGCTACGG GTGGGGGACATCGTCATGGTGAGGGAGGACGAGACTTTCCCCTGTGACCTCATCTTGCTCTCCTCCAGCCGCCATGATGGGACCTGCTACGTTACCACCGCCAGCCTGGACGGGGAGTCTAGTCACAAG ACCTATTATGCTGTACAAGATACCATGGCCTTTAGAACAGAGCGGGAGGTGGATTCGCTACATGCCACTATTGAATGTGAACAGCCACAGCCTGACCTCTACAA ATTTGTGGGACGCATCAATATTTACAAGGACAATGAGGAGCCTGTGGCTAG ACCACTTGGGGCTGAGAACTTGCTCCTTAGAGGAGCCACACTGAAGAACACACAACATATTTACG CTGTTGCAGTCTACACTGGTATGGACACCAAGATGGCACTTAATTACCAGTCTAAATCACAAAAACGCTCCGCTGTAGAAAA GTCAATGAATGCATTTCTAGTAGTGTATCTGTGCATCTTGATCAGTAAAGCGGTGATCAACACTGTTCTAAAATACGCTTGGCAGTGGTCTCCTGACCGAGACGAGCCCTGGTACAACCACAGGACTGAAAACGAGCGTCAGCGCCATGTG GTGATCCGCGCATTCACAGACTTCCTGGCCTTCATGGTCttatttaattacatcatcCCAGTGTCTATGTACGTGACGGTGGAGATGCAGAAATTCCTGGGCTCCTATTTCATCACCTGGGATGAGGAAATGTTCGACGAAGAGCTGGGAGAGGGGGCTCAGGTCAACACCTCCGACCTGAATGAAGAGCTGGGGCAG GTGGAGTATGTGTTTACTGATAAGACAGGCACTCTGACTGAGAACAACATGGAATTTATTGAATGCTGTGTCGATGGGAACGTCTACATCCCGCATGCCATCTGCAATGGCCAAATCCTCAGCGCTGCCTCCAGTATAGACATGATTGATTCCTCACCTGGAGGATACAGGAGA GAACACGAGGATCTGTTTTTCCGGGCGCTGTGTCTGTGTCACACGGTgcaggtgaaggaggaggagacggtGGATGGCATCAAGAGGGGCATCCACCAGGGCCGGCCCACCTCCTTCTACATCTCCTCCTCGCCAGATGAGGTGGCTTTGGTGGAGGGAATGAAAAG GCTGGGTTACACCTATCTGAGACTGAAAGACAGCTACATGGAGATCCTCAACAAAGATGATGAGATTGAAAG GTTTGAGCTGCTCCATGTACTGAACTTTGACTCTGTCAGGAGGAGAATGAGCGTCATAGTCAAGTCAAGCTCAG GAGAGTACCTACTGTTTTGTAAGGGGGCAGACTCGTCCATTTTTCCTAGGGTGGTGTCTGGgaaggtggagcaggtgaaagCCCGGGTGGAGCAGAATGCCGTA GAGGGGCTGCGGACTCTGTGTGTTGCCTATCGAAGGCTGTCAGAGTCCGAATATGAGGAGGCGTGTCATCACCTGAACGAAGCCAAGCTGGCCCTGCAGGACAGGGAGCAGAGGCTGGCGCAGGCCTATGACATCATTGAGAGGGACTTTGTGCTTTTGGGCGCTACGGCAGTGGAGGACAG GCTCCAGGAGAAAGCTGCAGACACCATTGAGTCACTGCACAAGGCTGGAATGAAAGTTTGGGTCCTGACAGGGGACAAGATGGAGACGGCAGCGGCTACCTGCTATGCCAGTAAGCTGTTCCGTCGCAGCACCCAGATCCTGGAGCTGACCAAGAAACGCACAGAAGAGCAGAGTCTGCATGATGTTCTGTTTGAACTAAACAGGACCGTTCTCAGACAACGCTCTATTTCTGG GTTGTCAGTAGACTGCCTCGATTTTGGTCTGATCATCGACGGGGCCACTCTGTCCGCAGTACTAAAGCCCAACCAGGAGCGTGCCGGGCCCAGCAACTACAGAGAGATCTTTCTAGAGATCTGTCGCAACTGTAGCGCTGTGCTCTGCTGTCGCATGGCACCACTGCAGAAAGCACAG aTTGTGAAGCTAATTAAAGCTTCCAAGGAGCACCCCATAACCCTCGCCATCGGCGATGGAGCCAACGATGTCAGCATGATCTTGGAAGCACATGTGGGCATTG GCATCATGGGTAAAGAAGGCCGACAGGCAGCAAGGAACAGTGACTATGCCATCCCGAAGTTCAAACACCTGAAGAAGATGCTACTTGTTCATGGCCACTACTATTACATCCGGATCGCTGAACTTGTTCAGTACTTCTTCTACAAG AATGTATGCTTCATCTTCCCTCAGTTCCTGTATCAGTTCTTCTGTGGGTTTTCCCAGCAG CCTCTGTACGACACCGCCTATTTGACGTTGTACAACATCAGCTTCACCTCACTCCCCATCCTACTCTACAGCCTATTTGAGCAGCACGTCACCATGGAGACACTCAAGAAAGAGCCCTCTTTGTACAG GGACATAGCAAAGAACTCCCTCCTTCGCTGGCCTGTCTTCCTGTATTGGACATGCCTGGGTGTGTTTGATGCTGTTATCTTCTTCTTTGGTGCCTACTTCCTGTTTGACAACACCACCTTCACCAGCAATGGCCAG ATGTTTGGGAACTGGACCTTCGGGACTCTCGTCTTTACTGTGCTGGTGTTCACTGTGACGCTCAAG CTTGCCTTGGACACACACCACTGGACCTGGATTAATCACTTTGTCATCTGGGGCTCACTACTTTTCtacattattttctctcttctctgggGAGGCATCATTTG GCCCTTCCTGAACTACCAGAGGATGTACTACGTGTTCATGCAGATGCTGTCTAGTGGTCCTGCCTGGCTCAGCATCATCCTGCTTATTACGGTCAGCTTGCTGCCAGATGTCATCAAGAAGGTCCTCTGCAGGACCATATGTCCCACAGCCACCGAACGTGCACAG GATCATGAGAAGCTGTTGCGAGGTGGCGTGGCCGAGTCAACTCCACTGTCCTCTCGTCGATCCTACATAGGCACGAGTACGGACTCCTCTCACCTCCATCTTGGCGCCGTGGAGACGCTGTCGCTCCGCAGGTCTGATCCCCTTCCCCAGAAACTACTGGCTCACTTGGCGGCAGGGGCAGACTTGTGCTCTCTCAGCCCTTACATGCTCCGTCTCTCGGGGGCGGGATTTGCCTACTACGCTCCAGGGCCGGAGACCTCCGTGTGA
- the LOC122885743 gene encoding phospholipid-transporting ATPase IH-like isoform X7: MDFTLLRNIISRYCVGEEIWVDSRTVYIGHKEPPPGAEAYIPQRYPDNRIVSSKYTFWNFIPKNLFEQFRRIANFYFLVIFLVQLIIDTPTSPVTSGLPLFFVITVTAIKQGYEDWLRHKADCSINECPVDVVQQGKVVRTQSHKLRVGDIVMVREDETFPCDLILLSSSRHDGTCYVTTASLDGESSHKTYYAVQDTMAFRTEREVDSLHATIECEQPQPDLYKFVGRINIYKDNEEPVARPLGAENLLLRGATLKNTQHIYAVAVYTGMDTKMALNYQSKSQKRSAVEKSMNAFLVVYLCILISKAVINTVLKYAWQWSPDRDEPWYNHRTENERQRHVVIRAFTDFLAFMVLFNYIIPVSMYVTVEMQKFLGSYFITWDEEMFDEELGEGAQVNTSDLNEELGQVEYVFTDKTGTLTENNMEFIECCVDGNVYIPHAICNGQILSAASSIDMIDSSPGGYRREHEDLFFRALCLCHTVQVKEEETVDGIKRGIHQGRPTSFYISSSPDEVALVEGMKRLGYTYLRLKDSYMEILNKDDEIERFELLHVLNFDSVRRRMSVIVKSSSGEYLLFCKGADSSIFPRVVSGKVEQVKARVEQNAVEGLRTLCVAYRRLSESEYEEACHHLNEAKLALQDREQRLAQAYDIIERDFVLLGATAVEDRLQEKAADTIESLHKAGMKVWVLTGDKMETAAATCYASKLFRRSTQILELTKKRTEEQSLHDVLFELNRTVLRQRSISGLSVDCLDFGLIIDGATLSAVLKPNQERAGPSNYREIFLEICRNCSAVLCCRMAPLQKAQIVKLIKASKEHPITLAIGDGANDVSMILEAHVGIGIMGKEGRQAARNSDYAIPKFKHLKKMLLVHGHYYYIRIAELVQYFFYKNVCFIFPQFLYQFFCGFSQQPLYDTAYLTLYNISFTSLPILLYSLFEQHVTMETLKKEPSLYRDIAKNSLLRWPVFLYWTCLGVFDAVIFFFGAYFLFDNTTFTSNGQMFGNWTFGTLVFTVLVFTVTLKLALDTHHWTWINHFVIWGSLLFYIIFSLLWGGIIWPFLNYQRMYYVFMQMLSSGPAWLSIILLITVSLLPDVIKKVLCRTICPTATERAQSTRPCLTVEPSTIFMLSQSSSRMSF; this comes from the exons GGCTATGAGGACTGGCTCAGACACAAGGCTGACTGCTCTATAAACGAGTGTCCGGTGGACGTGGTGCAGCAGGGGAAGGTGGTGAGGACACAGAGTCACAAGCTACGG GTGGGGGACATCGTCATGGTGAGGGAGGACGAGACTTTCCCCTGTGACCTCATCTTGCTCTCCTCCAGCCGCCATGATGGGACCTGCTACGTTACCACCGCCAGCCTGGACGGGGAGTCTAGTCACAAG ACCTATTATGCTGTACAAGATACCATGGCCTTTAGAACAGAGCGGGAGGTGGATTCGCTACATGCCACTATTGAATGTGAACAGCCACAGCCTGACCTCTACAA ATTTGTGGGACGCATCAATATTTACAAGGACAATGAGGAGCCTGTGGCTAG ACCACTTGGGGCTGAGAACTTGCTCCTTAGAGGAGCCACACTGAAGAACACACAACATATTTACG CTGTTGCAGTCTACACTGGTATGGACACCAAGATGGCACTTAATTACCAGTCTAAATCACAAAAACGCTCCGCTGTAGAAAA GTCAATGAATGCATTTCTAGTAGTGTATCTGTGCATCTTGATCAGTAAAGCGGTGATCAACACTGTTCTAAAATACGCTTGGCAGTGGTCTCCTGACCGAGACGAGCCCTGGTACAACCACAGGACTGAAAACGAGCGTCAGCGCCATGTG GTGATCCGCGCATTCACAGACTTCCTGGCCTTCATGGTCttatttaattacatcatcCCAGTGTCTATGTACGTGACGGTGGAGATGCAGAAATTCCTGGGCTCCTATTTCATCACCTGGGATGAGGAAATGTTCGACGAAGAGCTGGGAGAGGGGGCTCAGGTCAACACCTCCGACCTGAATGAAGAGCTGGGGCAG GTGGAGTATGTGTTTACTGATAAGACAGGCACTCTGACTGAGAACAACATGGAATTTATTGAATGCTGTGTCGATGGGAACGTCTACATCCCGCATGCCATCTGCAATGGCCAAATCCTCAGCGCTGCCTCCAGTATAGACATGATTGATTCCTCACCTGGAGGATACAGGAGA GAACACGAGGATCTGTTTTTCCGGGCGCTGTGTCTGTGTCACACGGTgcaggtgaaggaggaggagacggtGGATGGCATCAAGAGGGGCATCCACCAGGGCCGGCCCACCTCCTTCTACATCTCCTCCTCGCCAGATGAGGTGGCTTTGGTGGAGGGAATGAAAAG GCTGGGTTACACCTATCTGAGACTGAAAGACAGCTACATGGAGATCCTCAACAAAGATGATGAGATTGAAAG GTTTGAGCTGCTCCATGTACTGAACTTTGACTCTGTCAGGAGGAGAATGAGCGTCATAGTCAAGTCAAGCTCAG GAGAGTACCTACTGTTTTGTAAGGGGGCAGACTCGTCCATTTTTCCTAGGGTGGTGTCTGGgaaggtggagcaggtgaaagCCCGGGTGGAGCAGAATGCCGTA GAGGGGCTGCGGACTCTGTGTGTTGCCTATCGAAGGCTGTCAGAGTCCGAATATGAGGAGGCGTGTCATCACCTGAACGAAGCCAAGCTGGCCCTGCAGGACAGGGAGCAGAGGCTGGCGCAGGCCTATGACATCATTGAGAGGGACTTTGTGCTTTTGGGCGCTACGGCAGTGGAGGACAG GCTCCAGGAGAAAGCTGCAGACACCATTGAGTCACTGCACAAGGCTGGAATGAAAGTTTGGGTCCTGACAGGGGACAAGATGGAGACGGCAGCGGCTACCTGCTATGCCAGTAAGCTGTTCCGTCGCAGCACCCAGATCCTGGAGCTGACCAAGAAACGCACAGAAGAGCAGAGTCTGCATGATGTTCTGTTTGAACTAAACAGGACCGTTCTCAGACAACGCTCTATTTCTGG GTTGTCAGTAGACTGCCTCGATTTTGGTCTGATCATCGACGGGGCCACTCTGTCCGCAGTACTAAAGCCCAACCAGGAGCGTGCCGGGCCCAGCAACTACAGAGAGATCTTTCTAGAGATCTGTCGCAACTGTAGCGCTGTGCTCTGCTGTCGCATGGCACCACTGCAGAAAGCACAG aTTGTGAAGCTAATTAAAGCTTCCAAGGAGCACCCCATAACCCTCGCCATCGGCGATGGAGCCAACGATGTCAGCATGATCTTGGAAGCACATGTGGGCATTG GCATCATGGGTAAAGAAGGCCGACAGGCAGCAAGGAACAGTGACTATGCCATCCCGAAGTTCAAACACCTGAAGAAGATGCTACTTGTTCATGGCCACTACTATTACATCCGGATCGCTGAACTTGTTCAGTACTTCTTCTACAAG AATGTATGCTTCATCTTCCCTCAGTTCCTGTATCAGTTCTTCTGTGGGTTTTCCCAGCAG CCTCTGTACGACACCGCCTATTTGACGTTGTACAACATCAGCTTCACCTCACTCCCCATCCTACTCTACAGCCTATTTGAGCAGCACGTCACCATGGAGACACTCAAGAAAGAGCCCTCTTTGTACAG GGACATAGCAAAGAACTCCCTCCTTCGCTGGCCTGTCTTCCTGTATTGGACATGCCTGGGTGTGTTTGATGCTGTTATCTTCTTCTTTGGTGCCTACTTCCTGTTTGACAACACCACCTTCACCAGCAATGGCCAG ATGTTTGGGAACTGGACCTTCGGGACTCTCGTCTTTACTGTGCTGGTGTTCACTGTGACGCTCAAG CTTGCCTTGGACACACACCACTGGACCTGGATTAATCACTTTGTCATCTGGGGCTCACTACTTTTCtacattattttctctcttctctgggGAGGCATCATTTG GCCCTTCCTGAACTACCAGAGGATGTACTACGTGTTCATGCAGATGCTGTCTAGTGGTCCTGCCTGGCTCAGCATCATCCTGCTTATTACGGTCAGCTTGCTGCCAGATGTCATCAAGAAGGTCCTCTGCAGGACCATATGTCCCACAGCCACCGAACGTGCACAG TCCACTCGCCCGTGCCTTACTGTGGAGCCGTCCACCATCTTCATGCTTTCTCAGTCCTCCAGCAGAATGAGTTTCTGA